One Setaria viridis chromosome 5, Setaria_viridis_v4.0, whole genome shotgun sequence genomic region harbors:
- the LOC117856293 gene encoding protein DMP2 has translation MDPNAVQIQIPTSSQRGSSSIQDARAKPPPAEAAAPISPVRPALSSASDLLKLLPTGTVLAFQALAPSFSNHGACHAANRYLVLSLIGTCTVSCVLLSFTDSLVGRDGKLYHGAATFGGFYPFNFAGTREEREAAFRDLSRLRITALDFVHAFFSALVFLAVALADASIQGCLFPDAGPDVRELLVNLPLGAGFLSSMVFIIFPTTRKSIGYTDMAPHGQ, from the coding sequence ATGGATCCCAACGCTGTGCAGATCCAGATTCCTACGTCAAGCCAACGAGGATCCTCTTCTATTCAGGATGCTCGGGCGAAGCCACCGCCGGCCGAGGCAGCTGCGCCAATTTCGCCGGTGCGACCGGCCCTGTCGAGCGCATCGGACCTCCTGAAGCTCCTGCCGACGGGCACCGTGCTGGCGTTCCAGGCGCTAGCGCCGTCCTTCAGCAACCACGGCGCGTGCCACGCGGCGAACCGGTACCTGGTCCTGTCGCTCATCGGCACCTGCACCGTCTCGTGCGTGCTCCTCTCCTTCACCGACAGCCTCGTCGGCCGCGACGGCAAGCTCTACCACGGCGCGGCCACCTTCGGGGGCTTCTACCCGTTCAACTTCGCGGGCACGCGCGAGGAGCGGGAGGCGGCGTTCAGGGACCTGTCCAGGCTCCGGATCACGGCGCTGGACTTCGTGCACGCCTTCTTCTCGGCGCTCGTGTTCCTCGCCGTGGCGCTCGCCGACGCCAGCATCCAGGGGTGCCTGTTCCCGGACGCCGGGCCGGACGTGAGGGAGCTGCTGGTGAACCTGCCGCTGGGGGCGGGGTTCCTGTCGAGCATGGTGTTTATCATCTTCCCCACCACCAGGAAGAGCATCGGCTACACGGACATGGCGCCCCACGGGCAGTAA